TGGGCTTAGACATCGCTTATGTGTCGCCCAGTAACATGCATTTATTCGTTCAGGCTGTTGCCAATTGCCATAAATAAAAATCAATAACCAAAATAATATAGTATGGAAAAACACGATTTATTACACGAATTCCCGGAACATAAGGATAAAATTCACGAGCTTAAGATTTCGAATGAGCATTTCAGAAAACTGTTTGATGAATACCACGAAATTGAGCATCAAATTCACCGTATAAATATGGGTTCAGAGCTGGCCAATGATACCTTTGTTCACGAAT
Above is a genomic segment from Flavobacterium phycosphaerae containing:
- a CDS encoding YdcH family protein; protein product: MEKHDLLHEFPEHKDKIHELKISNEHFRKLFDEYHEIEHQIHRINMGSELANDTFVHELKAKLLFMKDEIYSYLNK